In Aspergillus luchuensis IFO 4308 DNA, chromosome 1, nearly complete sequence, the following are encoded in one genomic region:
- the rex3 gene encoding putative RNA exonuclease Rex3 (COG:L;~EggNog:ENOG410PG7T;~InterPro:IPR012337,IPR036397,IPR013520,IPR034922;~go_function: GO:0003676 - nucleic acid binding [Evidence IEA]), producing the protein MFAPLGLFKDIPCPEGQNCLLLTCIFSHRDVASNSAPQGARQSTDVPTATQGDSGLTSGETAVKSKVQAPGEEKIAKLKDKAASLPSKAASSQGPVSTTSSNKPFQTNGQTNVKLQSLSREVTPPAKPTSSSAKASAPGARKPLPPRQAPRESLNPRMLTKAPAPHGVRLAILTKLHAGMSALNDKLAKDKESQDRYLVLTPNELITMALDEEEKTAKEHPSIYSNVIKLRIVKLSKMSKEDWANDVKAHLNERYYKIAPGPEQSKPKPLDTGLSPQEEIALAGKLVTRLEGLEQYGYVTKPPTDAEVEGARKGVIESKGWEKCDRCGGRFQVFPGRREDGTLTTGGQCTYHPGKPLYPPKKKTDHITGHKDAYFSCCNESVGTSAGCTKGKTHVFKVSETKRLASVLQFQKTPKQSAKGRLPPVCFDCEMGYTTLGLELIRLTAVSWPQGKTLLDVLVRPIGEVLDLNSRFSGVFPEHYTKAIPYGSSGSQASLPLDDGEVDSPPLQIVESPAAARALLFECLQPDTPLIGHAIDNDLNACRIIHPTIIDTVLLYPHPRGLPLRMSLKTLCRRHLDRDIQTGGSSGHDSKEDSIATGDLVRVKAAETWKVLKSKGWRIHNDQLVPPPGADAEAAAAHGRLGSGAGQKRSSSALGD; encoded by the coding sequence ATGTTTGCACCACTCGGTCTATTCAAGGACATACCTTGTCCTGAAGGGCAAAATTGCTTGCTCTTAACCTGCATCTTCTCTCACCGAGACGTCGCCTCCAACTCAGCCCCCCAAGGAGCCCGTCAGAGCACCGATGTACCAACGGCAACCCAGGGCGACTCGGGACTTACGTCTGGCGAAACAGCCGTTAAATCTAAAGTACAAGCCCCGGGTGAAGAGAAAATCGCCAAGTTAAAAGACAAGGCAGCGTCTTTGCCTTCTAAAGCAGCTTCCAGTCAAGGTCCTGTGTCAACAACTTCATCGAACAAGCCATTCCAGACCAATGGACAAACCAATGTCAAACTCCAGTCTTTATCCAGGGAAGTCACGCCTCCGGCAAAgccaacatcttcatcagcaaaagcaagcGCACCCGGCGCTCGAAAACCTCTCCCGCCAAGGCAGGCACCACGAGAAAGCCTGAACCCTCGGATGCTAACGAAAGCACCTGCCCCGCATGGTGTGCGTTTGGCTATCCTCACAAAGCTGCATGCCGGTATGTCTGCTCTAAATGACAAGTTGGCCAAAGACAAAGAGAGCCAGGACAGATATCTGGTCCTTACGCCAAATGAGCTTATAACAATGgccttggatgaagaggaaaagacCGCGAAAGAACACCCAAGCATATACTCCAATGTCATCAAGCTCCGCATAGTAAAGCTGTCGAAAATGAGCAAGGAAGACTGGGCCAATGACGTGAAAGCCCATCTCAATGAGCGGTATTACAAGATTGCGCCCGGGCCAGAGCAGTCAAAGCCGAAACCTCTTGACACTGGGCTTAGTCCACAGGAGGAGATAGCATTGGCGGGCAAGCTTGTGACGCGACTGGAGGGTCTCGAGCAGTACGGCTACGTTACTAAGCCTCCAACGGACGCCGAAGTGGAAGGTGCCAGGAAAGGTGTTATTGAATCCAAAGGATGGGAAAAGTGCGATcgatgtggaggaagatttCAAGTCTTCCCTGGTCGCCGGGAAGATGGAACTTTGACGACCGGAGGACAGTGCACATATCACCCGGGTAAACCTCTCTATccgcccaagaagaagaccgatcATATTACAGGGCACAAAGATGCGTACTTCTCTTGCTGCAACGAGTCGGTAGGGACTTCTGCTGGCTGTACCAAGGGCAAGACCCATGTCTTCAAGGTATCGGAAACCAAACGACTCGCCTCAGTACTCCAGTTCCAGAAAACCCCGAAACAATCTGCCAAAGGACGGCTGCCGCCAGTCTGCTTCGACTGTGAAATGGGTTACACAACCCTAGGATTGGAGCTGATTCGGTTGACCGCTGTTAGCTGGCCGCAAGGCAAGACACTCTTGGATGTTTTGGTCAGACCCATCGGTGAAGTCTTGGACCTGAATTCGCGGTTTTCTGGTGTTTTCCCAGAGCACTACACGAAGGCCATTCCCTATGGCAGCTCTGGCTCTCAAGCGAGTTTACCGTTGGATGACGGGGAAGTAGATTCGCCTCCATTGCAGATTGTCGAGTCGCCTGCTGCAGCCCGGGCGCTGCTATTTGAATGTCTTCAACCAGATACGCCACTCATTGGACATGCGATCGACAATGACCTCAATGCCTGCCGCATCATTCATCCGACGATTATTGACACTGTTCTATTATACCCACATCCCCGGGGCTTACCTCTCCGTATGAGCTTGAAGACTCTATGCCGGAGACATCTAGATCGAGACATCCAAACTGGAGGCAGCAGCGGCCATGACTCCAAGGAAGACTCGATCGCCACGGGCGATCTGGTGAGGGTCAAGGCAGCGGAGACATGGAAGGTTCTCAAGTCTAAAGGCTGGCGCATACATAACGACCAGCTTGTGCCTCCACCAGGCGCCGATGCGGAAGCTGCGGCTGCACATGGAAGGCTTGGATCAGGAGCGGGCCAAAAGCGGAGCAGCTCGGCGTTAGGAGATTGA
- a CDS encoding lipase ROG1 family protein (COG:L;~EggNog:ENOG410PI0C;~InterPro:IPR007751,IPR029058;~PFAM:PF05057;~TransMembrane:1 (o278-299i)) produces the protein MELDNGHPPTETSRNADHLCVFVHGLWGNPSHLDYVTSSLRERYSEDRLHILSAKRNAGNFTYDGIEVGGERVAHEVEEALEELAAAGHHIKKLSMVGYSLGGLVARYALGLLYSRGWLDKLEPVNFTTFASPHVGVRNPQKGAWGFLWNNVGPHTISISGKQLFMIDTFRDSGKPLLSVLADPDSIFIKALKKFRHRTVYANVVNDRSTIYYTTAISTTNPFHEPDNVRINYVKGYDQVVIDSDRHILPSDKKRIESLSLVPQAQQQLMTYLTEAPFQLLFTTILFIGFPIFLINSAIQTVRSQRRIRLHEEGPMGTVFGRYRVPVVVQGVQHAVEEAFEHAAADQDPDYLDESKDETKQVASARRARSSESKSNALIRDDSPDSASEPLLARESQEPQEFPTLALTSDQFAIIESLNSVGFRKHPVYIHNHRHSHAAIIVRMPKPGFDEGKIVIKHWLDQVFEL, from the exons ATGGAGCTCGATAACGGCCACCCGCCGACTGAGACGTCGCGGAATGCCGACCACCTCTGTGTATTCGTACATGG ACTATGGGGAAACCCTTCCCACCTGGACTATGTCACCTCATCGCTGAGGGAACGATACAGCGAAGACCGTCTCCATATTCTTTCGGCGAAGCGGAACGCCGGCAACTTTACCTACGATGGCATCGAGGTCGGTGGTGAGCGCGTGGCACACGAGGTTGAAGAAGCATTGGAGGAGTTGGCAGCAGCCGGGCATCATATCAAGAAGCTGAGCATGGTGGGATACTCGCTTGGAGGTCTTGTGGCTCGATATGCGCTGGGATTGTTGTATTCTCGGGGATGGCTCGATAAGCTTGAGCCAGTGAACTTCACCACGTTTGCGTCGCCGCATGTCGGTGTTCGGAACCCCCAGAAAGGAGCCTGGGGCTTTCTCTGGAACAACGTGGGGCCTCACACCATATCTATATCCGGCAAACAGCTGTTCATGATCGACACGTTTCGCGATTCGGGCAAGCCGCTGCTCAGCGTGCTAGCCGATCCGGATAGCATCTTCATAAAAGCACTGAAGAAGTTCAGGCACCGTACTGTATATGCGAACGTTGTCAACGACCGGTCGACCATATACTATACCACGGCAATCTCGACGACCAACCCATTCCATGAGCCGGACAATGTCCGCATCAATTACGTGAAGGGCTATGATCAGGTCGTGATCGACTCTGATAGGCATATCCTACCGTCAGACAAGAAACGCATAGAATCACTCTCACTTGTTCCCCAAGCACAGCAACAACTTATGACATACCTCACAGAAGCCCCCTTCCAgcttctcttcaccaccatcctcttcatcggctTTCCtatcttcctcatcaactCCGCCATTCAAACCGTCCGCAGCCAACGACGAATCCGCCTTCATGAAGAAGGACCCATGGGAACCGTCTTCGGACGCTACCGAGTCCCGGTTGTCGTCCAAGGCGTGCAGCACGCAGTAGAAGAGGCATTCGAGCACGCAGCCGCCGACCAAGATCCGGATTACCTGGACGAGAGCAAAGACGAAACGAAACAAGTGGCATCCGCAAGGAGAGCCAGGTCAAGCGAAAGCAAGAGCAATGCGCTCATCCGCGATGACAGCCCCGACAGCGCCTCTGAACCGCTACTCGCCCGCGAAAGCCAAGAACCTCAAGAGTTTCCAACCCTCGCATTGACATCGGATCAATTCGCCATCATCGAGTCACTGAACTCCGTGGGCTTCCGAAAGCACCCGGTCTACATTCATAATCACCGACACAGCCACGCAGCGATTATCGTCCGTATGCCCAAGCCGGGATTCGACGAAGGCAAAATAGTCATCAAGCACTGGCTTGATCAAGTTTTCGAGCTTTGA
- a CDS encoding phosphatidyl synthase (COG:G;~EggNog:ENOG410PHS3;~InterPro:IPR036412,IPR006357,IPR006353,IPR023214;~PFAM:PF13242,PF13344), translated as MTTADGYATPRVSRLSSLDASQADLYGGPSVVVPPKHLMASTISHETAMELEAAKQHFDEEVSSEEGSPRVAPPVTKKALTTADDFALAFDIDGVLIRGGKAIPEAASALRYINGENPYGIKVPYIFVTNGGGKTEEERCVDLSRQLELEVSPGQFICGHTPMREMAERYHTVLVVGGEGEKCRIVAEGYGFKDVITPGDIIKTRQDTTPFRKLTDEEYKNSRVRDFSKTKIEAIFVFADSRDWAGDQQIILDVLMSKNGHLDTRSDSFDEGPPVYFSHNDVVWSTSHEHVRIGMGALRASLEALYKAVTGKELNTIAFGKPQLGTYQFATRLLRQWRKNTHAINKPPSTVYFVGDTPESDIRGTNEFNETSDADWFSILVKTGVYQEGTIPRYPPKKTCNHILDAVKFAIDREMAKEKKDGSAFVDDVDSELELEAGLLPN; from the exons ATGACAACAGCCGACGGATATGCTACCCCACGGGTAAGCCGGTTGTCGAGCCTGGACGCATCCCAGGCCGACCTCTACGGCGGTCCCAGTGTGGTCGTTCCTCCTAAACACTTGATGGCTTCTACCATTTCCCATGAAACAGCCATGGAACTGGAAGCGGCCAAGCAGCACTTTGACGAAGAGGTTTCCTCCGAAGAAGGCTCTCCTCGAGTTGCTCCGCCTGTGACTAAGAAGGCCCTCACCACTGCCGATGACTTTGCCTTGGCCTTTGATATTGACGGAGTCCTTATCAGAGGCGGTAAGGCTATCCCTGAAGCTGCCAGCGCGCTCAGGTATATCAATGGAGAGAATCCGTATGGCATCAAAGT TCCATACATCTTTGTCACAAACGGTGGAGGCAAGACAGAGGAGGAACGATGCGTTGATCTCAGTCGACAGCTTGAGCTTGAAGTCTCACCCGGCCAATTCATCTGCGGCCATACCCCGATGCGTGAGATGGCCGAAAGGTACCACACGGTCCTTGTCgttggtggggagggcgAGAAGTGCCGTATTGTAGCCGAAGGCTACGGCTTCAAGGATGTCATCACCCCTggagacatcatcaagactAGACAGGACACTACCCCGTTCCGGAAGTTGACTGACGAAGAATACAAGAACTCCCGGGTCCGAGACTTCTCGAAGACGAAGATCGAGGCTATCTTTGTCTTTGCTGATAGTCGGGACTGGGCAGGTGACCAGCAGATTATCCTCGACGTTCTAATGTCCAAGAATGGCCACCTAGACACCCGATCCGACTCCTTTGACGAGGGCCCGCCAGTGTATTTCTCCCACAACGACGTGGTCTGGTCCACCTCCCACGAACATGTCCGCATCGGCATGGGAGCTCTCCGAGCCTCCCTTGAGGCGCTGTACAAAGCTGTCACTGGCAAGGAGCTGAACACGATCGCCTTTGGCAAGCCCCAACTCGGCACATACCAGTTCGCTACGCGGTTGTTGCGACAATGGCGCAAGAACACCCATGCCATCAACAAGCCACCCAGCACCGTGTACTTTGTGGGCGATACCCCCGAGTCAGACATTAGAGGCACGAACGAGTTCAACGAGACCAGTGACGCCGACTGGTTCTCCATCCTGGTCAAGACCGGTGTGTACCAAGAGGGCACTATCCCTCGCTATCCACCCAAGAAGACTTGCAACCATATCCTAGACGCGGTCAAATTTGCCATTGACCGCGAGATGgccaaagagaagaaagacggGTCGGCTTTCGTTGACGATGTTGACTCGGAACTTGAGCTAGAAGCGGGCCTTCTGCCCAACTGA